From one Salvelinus alpinus chromosome 14, SLU_Salpinus.1, whole genome shotgun sequence genomic stretch:
- the bcs1l gene encoding mitochondrial chaperone BCS1 — protein MPISDFVDALKDNPYFGAGFGLVGVGSAIAVARKSAQFGMIFFRRNYMITLEVPSRDKSYHWLLSWITKHAKHTQHLSVETSYMQHESGRVHTQFDFHPSPGNHIIWYGRKWIRVERTREKQMVDLHTGTPWESVTFTAMGRNREVFFNILQEARELALKQEEGRTVMYTALGSEWRPFGFPRRRRPLSSVVLEQGLADRIVDDVKEFIGNPKWYTDRGIPYRRGYLLYGPPGCGKSSFITALAGELGYSICLMSLSDRSLSDDRLNHLLSVAPQQSIILLEDVDAAFISRELLPIESTLAYQGMGRLTFSGLLNALDGVASSEARIVFMTTNFIDRLDPALIRPGRVDLKQYVGHCTHWQLTQMFRRFYPAEPATEGDRFAESALAAHPNISAAQVQGHFMLFKMDPTGSIDNVAKMKE, from the exons ATGCCTATATCAGACTTCGTGGATGCCTTGAAGGACAACCCTTACTTTGGGGCTGGCTTTGGACTGGTGGGGGTGGGCTCGGCCATTGCTGTGGCCAGGAAATCAGCTCAATTTGGGATGATCTTCTTCCGGAGGAACTACATGATCACCCTGGAGGTGCCCAGTCGGGACAAGAGCTACCACTGGCTGCTGAGCTGGATCACCAAGCACGCCAAGCACACGCAGCACCTGAGTGTGGAGACCTCTTACATGCAGCACGAGAGTGGACGGGTACACACACAGTTTGACTTCCACCCCAGTCCTGGCAACCACATAATCTG GTATGGGAGGAAGTGGATCCGAGTGGAGAGGACCAGAGAGAAACAGATGGTGGATCTCCACACAGGCACACCCTGGGAGTCGGTCACTTTCACCGCCATGGGCAGAAACAGAGAAGTCTTCTTCAACATCCTGCAAGAAG CCAGGGAGTTGGCCCTGAAGCAGGAGGAGGGTCGGACGGTGATGTACACGGCCCTGGGCTCCGAGTGGAGGCCCTTTGGGTTCCCGCGGCGACGACGGCCCCTCAGCTCAGTGGTCCTGGAACAGGGCTTGGCCGATAGGATTGTAGATGATGTGAAGGAGTTCATCGGAAACCCCAAGTGGTACACAGACCGAG GGATCCCCTACAGGAGAGGATATCTGCTGTATGGACCTCCAGGCTGTGGGAAAAGCAGCTTCAT CACTGCCCTGGCTGGAGAGCTGGGCTACAGCATCTGCCTGATGAGTCTGAGCGACCGCAGCCTGTCTGACGACCGCCTCAACCACCTGCTGAGTGTGGCGCCGCAGCAGAGTATCATCCTACTGGAGGACGTGGACGCCGCCTTCATCAGCCGAGAGCTGCTGCCCATCGAGA GCACTCTGGCCTACCAGGGCATGGGCAGGCTGACCTTCAGTGGCCTCCTCAACGCTTTGGATGGAGTGGCCTCGTCAGAGGCCAGAATAGTCTTCATGACCACCAACTTCATAGACAG GTTGGACCCAGCTCTGATCAGGCCGGGCCGTGTGGACTTGAAACAATATGTGGGCCACTGCACCCACTGGCAGCTCACCCAGATGTTCCGACGCTTCTACCCAGCCGAGCCGGCCACAGAGGGGGACCGCTTTGCGGAGAGCGCGCTGGCCGCCCACCCCAACATCAGTGCTGCCCAGGTGCAGGGGCACTTCATGCTGTTCAAAATGGACCCAACAGGCTCCATAGACAACGTGGCCAAGATGAAGGAGTGA